From a single Equus asinus isolate D_3611 breed Donkey chromosome 2, EquAss-T2T_v2, whole genome shotgun sequence genomic region:
- the EMC4 gene encoding ER membrane protein complex subunit 4 isoform X2, producing MNLFIMYMAGNTISIFPTMMVCMMAWRPIQALMAISATFKMLESSSQKFLQGLVYLIGNLMGLALAVYKCQSMGLLPTHASDWLAFIEPPERMEFSGGGLLL from the exons ATGAACCTCTTCATCATGTACATGGCAGGCAATACCATCTCCATCTTCCCTACTATGATGGTGTGTATGATGGCCTGGCGACCCATTCAGGCACTTATGGCCATTTCAGCCA CTTTCAAGATGCTAGAAAGTTCAAGCCAGAAGTTTCTTCAGGGTTTGGTATATCTCATTGGGAACCTCATGGGTTTGGCATTGGCTGTTTATAAGTGCCAGTCAATGGGACTGTTGCCTACACATGCATCAGATTGGTTAGCCTTCATTGAGCCCCCAGAG AGGATGGAGTTCAGTGGCGGAGGACTACTTTTGTGA
- the EMC4 gene encoding ER membrane protein complex subunit 4 isoform X1, producing the protein MTAQGSLVANRGRRFKWAIELSGPGGGSRGRSDRGGGQGDSLYPVGYLDKQVPDTSVQETDRILVEKRCWDIALGPLKQIPMNLFIMYMAGNTISIFPTMMVCMMAWRPIQALMAISATFKMLESSSQKFLQGLVYLIGNLMGLALAVYKCQSMGLLPTHASDWLAFIEPPERMEFSGGGLLL; encoded by the exons ATGACGGCCCAGGGGAGCCTGGTGGCCAACCGAGGCCGGCGCTTCAAGTGGGCCATTGAGCTGAGCgggcctggaggaggcagcag GGGCCGAAGTGACCGGGGCGGTGGCCAGGGAGACTCGCTGTACCCAGTTGGTTACTTGGACAAGCAAGTGCCTGATACCAGCGTGCAAGAGACAGACCGGATCCTGGTGGAGAAG CGCTGCTGGGACATCGCCTTGGGTCCCCTCAAACAGATTCCCATGAACCTCTTCATCATGTACATGGCAGGCAATACCATCTCCATCTTCCCTACTATGATGGTGTGTATGATGGCCTGGCGACCCATTCAGGCACTTATGGCCATTTCAGCCA CTTTCAAGATGCTAGAAAGTTCAAGCCAGAAGTTTCTTCAGGGTTTGGTATATCTCATTGGGAACCTCATGGGTTTGGCATTGGCTGTTTATAAGTGCCAGTCAATGGGACTGTTGCCTACACATGCATCAGATTGGTTAGCCTTCATTGAGCCCCCAGAG AGGATGGAGTTCAGTGGCGGAGGACTACTTTTGTGA